Proteins from one Faecalibacterium sp. I3-3-33 genomic window:
- a CDS encoding TRAP transporter large permease encodes MVAQATLLLFGSFFVMLLAGVPISAGIGIASIFTALFSMDPAIFALTAAQRCFSGIDSFSLLALPFFSLGGNIMNKGGIAKRLVRLARLAVGKMPGYLAATNVLANMFFGAVSGSSVAATSAMGSIMAPLELDEGYDPNYSAAVNICSAPTGILIPPSGPLILYSITAGGVSVAALFMGGYLPGILMGLCVAGLAVFIAVKKGYKSSDVKDPDPAIKIIIDAVPSLLAVIIVMGGILAGFFTATEAGVVLCLYCGLLSILYKEMTFKSFYNLLADTMESSATILFLIAASSIMSYVMSYSGIPAAISNALMSISNNRYVILLVMNVFLLVMGMFLDLTPAVLIFTPIFLPITRSIGMSDVQFGIMLIMNLGIGSVTPPVGSCLFVGCGVGKVKIEGVTKYIVPLFTAMVVALFLVTFIPAISLCVPYLCGLVPSLGWTF; translated from the coding sequence GCTGTTCGGTTCCTTCTTTGTCATGCTGCTGGCCGGTGTGCCCATCTCGGCAGGCATTGGCATTGCATCCATCTTCACGGCACTGTTCAGCATGGACCCCGCAATTTTTGCCCTGACCGCCGCACAGCGCTGCTTCTCGGGCATTGACTCCTTCTCTCTGCTGGCGCTGCCCTTCTTCTCTCTGGGCGGCAACATCATGAACAAGGGCGGCATTGCAAAGCGCCTTGTCCGTCTGGCACGTCTGGCTGTGGGCAAGATGCCCGGCTATCTGGCTGCCACCAACGTTCTGGCCAATATGTTCTTCGGTGCCGTTTCCGGTTCCTCCGTGGCAGCTACTTCTGCCATGGGCTCCATCATGGCTCCGCTGGAGCTGGATGAGGGCTACGACCCCAACTACTCCGCAGCCGTCAACATCTGCTCTGCCCCCACCGGCATCCTGATCCCCCCGTCCGGCCCGCTGATCCTTTACTCCATCACCGCCGGCGGTGTTTCTGTGGCTGCTCTGTTCATGGGCGGCTACCTGCCCGGCATCCTGATGGGTCTGTGCGTGGCTGGTCTGGCTGTGTTCATCGCCGTCAAGAAGGGCTATAAGTCCTCCGACGTCAAGGACCCCGACCCCGCCATCAAGATCATCATTGATGCAGTGCCCTCTCTGCTGGCCGTCATCATCGTCATGGGCGGCATTCTGGCAGGCTTCTTCACCGCCACCGAGGCCGGTGTGGTGCTTTGCCTGTACTGCGGCCTGCTGTCCATCCTGTACAAGGAGATGACCTTCAAGAGCTTCTATAATCTGCTGGCAGACACCATGGAGAGCAGCGCCACCATCCTGTTCCTGATCGCCGCTTCCTCCATCATGTCCTACGTCATGAGTTACTCCGGCATCCCTGCCGCTATCAGCAACGCGCTGATGAGCATTTCCAACAACCGCTACGTCATCCTGCTGGTCATGAACGTGTTCCTGCTGGTCATGGGTATGTTCCTGGATCTGACCCCCGCAGTTCTGATCTTCACTCCCATCTTCCTGCCCATCACCCGCAGCATCGGCATGAGCGATGTGCAGTTCGGCATCATGCTTATCATGAACCTGGGCATCGGCTCGGTCACCCCGCCGGTCGGTTCCTGCCTGTTCGTGGGCTGCGGTGTCGGCAAGGTCAAGATCGAAGGCGTTACCAAGTACATTGTGCCGCTGTTCACCGCCATGGTCGTGGCACTGTTCCTTGTCACCTTCATCCCTGCCATTTCGCTGTGCGTCCCGTACCTGTGCGGTCTGGTGCCCAGCCTTGGCTGGACGTTCTAA
- a CDS encoding glycoside hydrolase family 31 protein, translating to MEICSRFTGMERKDGAFLLHTDNADIKVCFVTDEIVRVRASFDHELAEESYVLMTTAWEDRMDELFKGERTRVEPFAAQVTEDDSTLTFATGKVTLVVDKDPINFKLLAADGSELYSTLPGNPFVKDSNNRVVAYSRMKEDDCFYGFGEKTGLLDKNKTFQRERATDAMGYDAEKMDTLYKHIPFYIRLDRDTHKAVGVFYHNFYESVFNMGCEKSNYWPRYTYFQADGGDLDCFLIGGDTIARIVDNYTLLTGRPALLPKRALGYQGSSMYYPELEKDSDDAVLGFIDTIKEEGFPIDGFHLSSGYTSQNNKRCVFTWNTERFKDPSAYFHAMNEKHAQNVPNVKPGVLLCNPRFDEFNADDVFVKDSKNPETYGVGKWWGGDGAFWDFTKPEGRAAWKKYLTESIIAVGTDSVWNDNCEYDSLMDKDCTCDFDGKGGTIGQLKPLMSTLMCKVGADAVVEHNAKARPYMVCRSGSAGIQRYAQTWCGDNYTSWKSLKYNIPIIAGMGLSGQPNEGADIGGFAGPAPTEELFVRWVQNGIFQARFSIHSASNDNTVTEPWMFRESADTIRDAILLRYRFTPYLYSAEYEASQTGAPIMRALVYDFQNDPKAWEESFEFLFGRDILVANVLEEGAKTRTVYLPAGCKWYDWNDKFRCYEGGQTIEVPVTMATIPMFVREGAVIAMADNQLMTMEGDHTTALHLIVAPKGTTTTTLYDDDGITNDFKSGVYRKTTITTTAGERVTMNFASEGSYKDTVETIKVEMIAKEKSPFWVTLDGRKIEHFLNRRKFDAAAEGWYYSQSKKAVEVKYANPAKDHELTVSFEQFDLIGM from the coding sequence ATGGAGATCTGCTCCCGTTTTACCGGCATGGAGCGCAAAGACGGCGCTTTCCTGCTGCATACTGATAACGCTGATATCAAGGTCTGCTTTGTGACCGATGAGATCGTCCGCGTCCGCGCAAGCTTTGACCACGAGCTGGCAGAAGAGTCCTATGTCCTGATGACCACCGCATGGGAGGATCGGATGGACGAGCTGTTCAAGGGTGAGCGCACCCGTGTGGAGCCCTTTGCCGCACAGGTCACCGAGGATGACAGCACCCTCACCTTTGCCACCGGCAAGGTGACGCTGGTGGTGGACAAAGACCCCATCAACTTCAAGCTGCTGGCTGCCGACGGTTCCGAGCTGTACAGCACCCTGCCCGGCAACCCCTTCGTCAAGGATTCCAACAACCGCGTGGTGGCTTACAGCCGGATGAAGGAGGACGATTGCTTCTACGGCTTTGGCGAAAAGACCGGCCTGCTGGATAAGAACAAGACCTTCCAGCGGGAGCGCGCCACCGATGCCATGGGCTACGATGCCGAGAAGATGGATACCCTTTATAAGCACATCCCCTTCTACATCCGTCTGGACCGCGACACCCACAAGGCTGTGGGCGTGTTCTACCACAACTTCTACGAGTCCGTGTTCAACATGGGCTGCGAAAAGAGCAACTACTGGCCCCGCTACACCTATTTTCAGGCAGACGGCGGCGATCTGGACTGCTTCCTGATCGGCGGCGACACCATTGCCCGCATCGTGGACAACTACACCCTGCTGACCGGCCGTCCGGCCCTGCTGCCCAAGCGTGCACTGGGCTATCAGGGCTCCAGCATGTACTACCCCGAGCTGGAGAAGGACAGCGATGACGCTGTGCTGGGCTTCATCGACACCATCAAGGAAGAGGGCTTCCCCATCGACGGCTTCCACCTGTCCAGCGGCTACACCAGCCAGAACAACAAGCGCTGCGTCTTTACATGGAACACCGAACGCTTCAAGGACCCCAGCGCCTACTTCCACGCCATGAACGAAAAGCACGCCCAGAACGTGCCCAACGTCAAGCCGGGTGTCCTGCTGTGCAACCCCCGTTTCGACGAGTTCAACGCAGATGACGTATTCGTGAAGGATAGCAAGAACCCCGAGACCTACGGTGTCGGCAAATGGTGGGGCGGCGACGGCGCATTCTGGGACTTCACCAAGCCCGAAGGCCGTGCAGCCTGGAAAAAGTACCTCACCGAGTCCATCATTGCCGTGGGCACCGACTCCGTCTGGAACGACAACTGCGAGTACGACAGCCTGATGGACAAGGACTGCACCTGCGATTTTGACGGCAAGGGCGGCACCATCGGCCAGCTGAAGCCCCTCATGAGCACCCTGATGTGCAAGGTGGGTGCCGATGCTGTGGTGGAGCACAACGCCAAGGCACGCCCCTACATGGTCTGCCGCAGCGGCAGCGCCGGCATCCAGCGCTATGCCCAGACCTGGTGCGGCGACAACTATACCAGCTGGAAGAGCCTGAAGTACAATATCCCCATCATCGCCGGCATGGGTCTGTCCGGTCAGCCCAACGAGGGCGCGGACATCGGCGGCTTTGCCGGTCCCGCACCCACCGAGGAGCTGTTCGTGCGCTGGGTGCAGAACGGCATCTTCCAGGCCCGCTTCTCCATCCACTCCGCCTCCAACGACAACACCGTTACCGAGCCGTGGATGTTCCGGGAGTCTGCGGACACCATCCGGGACGCCATCCTGCTGCGTTACCGCTTTACCCCCTATCTCTACAGCGCTGAGTACGAGGCCAGCCAGACCGGTGCGCCCATCATGCGTGCTCTGGTCTACGACTTCCAGAACGACCCCAAGGCATGGGAGGAGAGCTTCGAGTTCCTGTTCGGCCGGGATATTCTGGTGGCTAACGTTCTGGAAGAGGGCGCCAAGACCCGCACCGTCTACCTGCCCGCAGGCTGCAAGTGGTACGACTGGAACGATAAGTTCCGCTGCTACGAGGGCGGCCAGACCATCGAAGTGCCGGTCACCATGGCTACCATCCCCATGTTCGTCCGCGAGGGCGCAGTGATCGCCATGGCAGACAACCAGCTGATGACCATGGAGGGCGACCACACCACCGCCCTGCACCTCATCGTGGCACCCAAGGGCACCACCACCACGACCCTGTACGATGACGACGGCATCACCAACGATTTCAAGAGCGGCGTGTACCGCAAGACCACCATCACCACCACCGCAGGCGAGCGGGTGACCATGAACTTTGCCTCCGAGGGCAGCTACAAGGACACCGTGGAAACCATCAAGGTGGAGATGATCGCCAAGGAAAAGAGCCCCTTCTGGGTCACGCTGGATGGCCGCAAGATCGAGCACTTCCTCAACCGCCGCAAGTTCGACGCCGCTGCCGAGGGCTGGTATTACAGCCAGAGCAAAAAGGCTGTGGAGGTCAAGTACGCCAACCCTGCCAAGGATCACGAGCTGACCGTTTCGTTTGAACAGTTCGACCTGATCGGTATGTAA
- a CDS encoding glycoside hydrolase family 31 protein, which translates to MLLRSFESFEKTENGYLIHGDAADVKLVFMTDDIIRIRVHFDKGTPMEEESYTLVTTAWEDRMDTLLKDERTRITALDVPCTEDDKTLTFETAHLTLKLFKKPFHFELFDKSGKLIYQDLRERAFEKDQIGRLSHFSKVDREFDHFYGFGEKTGHLDKKGRRLRMSPKDAIGHDPETGDPMYKHIPFYIRVNEHDLRPVGLFYHNSYDCVFDLGEELSGYWERYCYYQTDGGDIDLFLLAGETLPEILNEYTLLTGRSALPTKQSLGYCASTMYYAELEKNCDEEIYKVIDKHEKEGILIDNFWLASGYSSGEKDNLRYVFNWNYKRFPEPEKFFENMNARGINVIPNLKPGILKHHPYIDLFEKNDVFIKTPDGKAPYYGRWWGGEGRFFDFTGPNGRNTWKQLLEENILKKGTKTVWNDNCEMDGVEDRDAQCDFEGKKGTMAELKILHSNLMAYTAKQALADVYPGERPYIINRAGYAGIQRYAQVWGGDNLTDWRTVKFNIATILGMGLSGCSNMGCDIGGFAGPAPEAELLLRWLQNGIFQPRFCLNSANNDNTVTQPWMYEENLPYIRAAYQLRYRLMPTLYSLMYESNQNGMPAWRPLFLEFPEDPKCYTDKNLTFMFGKSILVANVVEKGATTRTVYLPAGCTWYDMNDNLRAYEGGQTIEVPVTLASIPMFLRGSAVVVTTEDVKHILKDTMRQIDLLVAAETDTSFVLYDDDGHTEDYKNGVYAKTTITVKAGDRTDIRFATEGSYASPVERMTLKLVSKKKGALWASVDGQQLPQYIVRDGWEAAESGWYYNLPDRTIWVKFAKPAKKDFTVTVSTEKFDLIGMAED; encoded by the coding sequence ATGCTGCTGCGTAGTTTTGAATCCTTTGAAAAGACCGAAAACGGCTACCTCATCCACGGCGATGCCGCCGATGTGAAGCTGGTTTTCATGACAGACGATATCATCCGCATCCGGGTGCACTTCGACAAGGGCACTCCCATGGAGGAGGAGTCCTACACGCTGGTGACCACCGCGTGGGAGGACCGGATGGACACCCTGCTCAAGGACGAGCGCACCCGCATCACCGCGCTGGACGTCCCCTGCACTGAGGACGATAAGACCCTGACCTTTGAGACCGCACACCTGACTTTGAAGCTGTTCAAAAAGCCTTTCCACTTTGAACTGTTCGATAAGTCCGGCAAGCTGATCTATCAGGATCTGCGGGAGCGCGCCTTTGAGAAGGATCAGATCGGCCGTCTGAGCCACTTCTCCAAGGTGGACCGGGAATTTGACCACTTCTACGGCTTTGGCGAAAAGACCGGCCATCTGGATAAAAAGGGACGCCGCCTGCGGATGTCCCCCAAGGATGCCATCGGCCACGACCCCGAGACCGGCGACCCCATGTATAAGCACATCCCCTTCTATATCCGGGTAAATGAGCACGACCTGCGCCCTGTCGGTCTGTTCTACCACAACTCCTACGACTGCGTGTTCGACCTTGGCGAGGAGCTGTCCGGCTACTGGGAGCGCTACTGCTACTACCAGACCGACGGCGGCGACATCGACCTGTTCCTGCTGGCCGGTGAGACCCTGCCCGAGATCCTGAACGAGTACACCCTGCTGACCGGCCGCAGCGCCCTGCCCACCAAGCAGTCTCTGGGCTACTGCGCCTCCACCATGTACTACGCCGAGCTGGAAAAGAACTGCGACGAGGAGATCTACAAGGTCATCGACAAGCACGAAAAAGAGGGCATCCTCATCGACAACTTCTGGCTGGCTTCCGGCTATTCCAGCGGCGAAAAGGACAACCTGCGCTATGTGTTCAACTGGAACTACAAGCGCTTCCCGGAGCCGGAAAAGTTCTTTGAGAACATGAACGCCCGGGGCATCAATGTCATCCCCAACCTGAAGCCCGGCATCCTGAAGCACCACCCCTACATCGACCTGTTTGAAAAGAACGATGTCTTTATCAAGACCCCGGACGGCAAGGCTCCGTACTACGGCCGCTGGTGGGGCGGCGAGGGACGCTTCTTCGACTTCACCGGCCCCAATGGCCGCAACACATGGAAGCAGCTGCTGGAAGAGAACATCCTCAAAAAGGGCACCAAGACCGTCTGGAACGACAACTGCGAGATGGACGGCGTGGAGGACCGCGATGCCCAGTGCGACTTTGAGGGCAAAAAGGGCACCATGGCAGAGCTGAAGATCCTGCACTCCAACCTGATGGCCTACACCGCCAAGCAGGCGCTGGCAGATGTGTACCCCGGCGAGCGCCCCTATATCATCAACCGCGCAGGCTACGCCGGTATCCAGCGCTACGCACAGGTGTGGGGCGGCGATAACCTGACCGACTGGCGCACCGTCAAGTTCAACATTGCCACCATTCTGGGCATGGGTCTGTCCGGCTGCTCCAACATGGGCTGCGATATCGGCGGCTTTGCCGGCCCTGCACCCGAGGCAGAGCTGCTGCTCCGCTGGCTGCAGAACGGCATCTTCCAGCCGCGCTTCTGCCTGAACTCCGCCAACAACGACAACACCGTCACCCAGCCGTGGATGTACGAGGAGAACCTGCCCTACATCCGTGCAGCTTACCAGCTGCGCTACCGTCTGATGCCCACTTTGTACTCCCTGATGTACGAGTCCAACCAGAACGGTATGCCGGCATGGCGTCCGCTGTTCCTGGAGTTCCCGGAGGACCCCAAGTGCTACACCGACAAGAACCTGACCTTTATGTTCGGCAAGAGCATTCTGGTGGCAAACGTGGTGGAAAAGGGCGCAACTACCCGCACCGTCTACCTGCCCGCAGGCTGCACTTGGTACGATATGAACGATAATCTGCGCGCATACGAGGGCGGCCAGACCATCGAGGTTCCGGTCACGCTGGCAAGCATCCCCATGTTCCTGCGCGGCTCTGCCGTTGTGGTAACCACCGAGGACGTCAAGCACATCCTCAAGGACACCATGCGCCAGATCGACCTGCTGGTGGCTGCCGAGACCGACACCAGCTTTGTGCTGTACGATGACGACGGCCACACCGAGGACTACAAAAACGGTGTTTACGCCAAGACCACCATCACCGTCAAGGCCGGCGACCGCACCGACATCCGCTTTGCCACCGAGGGCAGCTACGCTTCCCCTGTGGAGCGCATGACCCTGAAGCTGGTCAGCAAGAAAAAGGGTGCGCTCTGGGCCAGCGTGGACGGACAGCAGCTCCCCCAGTACATCGTCCGCGACGGCTGGGAGGCCGCAGAGTCCGGCTGGTACTACAACCTGCCTGACCGCACCATCTGGGTCAAGTTCGCAAAGCCTGCCAAGAAGGACTTTACGGTGACTGTCTCCACCGAAAAGTTTGACCTGATCGGTATGGCAGAGGACTAA
- a CDS encoding MATE family efflux transporter, protein MAATSQKRSGTTDLTVGKPLFQILRFALPLVLGTLFQQLYSFADTVIVGRCLGTDALGAVGTTYSLNFLILGFVQGACVGFGIPAAETFGAKDKDGLQKYLLNGALLCLVLSVVFTVFTTLMAGPLLRLIHTPEELYADAVLYIRLIFLGIPATVLYNYASSVLRALGDSRHPFYFLLVASVVNILLDYLFIVPLGMGVDGAAIATVLSQLLSGGLCAYWFFTRTAKLEELSFRQPRTLLSAGHCKRLAYIGLPMGFEYSVSAIGAVIMQDAINLLGSTAVAAQTAGEKIRQMFTLPMESVGMAMATYVGQNHGARRTDRIRQGIKDGCMVQLLYCAVAWGVIFFIKPYAVGLVLGDADPAVTAGAIQYLSVMSMLFCFHGLLMIFRNTLQGLGYSVLAIVSGVGELIGRSLGGVLAVKTGLGYLGICLSNPFAWGLAMFYCLFMVCRILRRETQTEA, encoded by the coding sequence ATGGCAGCTACTTCTCAAAAGCGCTCCGGCACCACCGACCTTACCGTGGGCAAGCCGCTGTTCCAGATCCTGCGGTTCGCCTTGCCGCTGGTGCTGGGCACCTTGTTCCAGCAGTTGTACAGCTTTGCGGACACCGTCATCGTAGGGCGGTGTCTGGGCACCGACGCGCTGGGCGCGGTGGGCACCACCTACTCCCTCAACTTTCTCATTCTGGGCTTTGTGCAGGGTGCCTGCGTGGGCTTTGGCATCCCGGCGGCAGAGACCTTTGGCGCAAAGGATAAGGACGGACTGCAAAAATACCTGCTGAACGGCGCACTGCTCTGTCTGGTACTGAGCGTGGTGTTCACCGTGTTTACCACCCTGATGGCAGGGCCGCTGCTCCGGCTCATCCATACGCCGGAGGAGCTGTACGCCGATGCCGTGCTCTACATCCGGCTCATTTTTCTGGGCATCCCGGCTACGGTGCTGTACAACTACGCCTCCAGCGTGCTGCGGGCACTGGGGGATTCCCGGCACCCCTTTTACTTCCTGCTGGTCGCCAGCGTGGTGAACATTCTGCTGGACTACCTCTTCATCGTGCCGCTGGGCATGGGGGTGGACGGTGCTGCCATTGCCACCGTGCTCAGCCAGCTGCTCAGCGGCGGGCTGTGCGCCTACTGGTTCTTTACCCGCACGGCAAAGCTGGAGGAGCTTTCCTTCCGGCAGCCGCGCACCCTGCTTTCGGCAGGGCACTGCAAGCGGCTGGCCTATATCGGCCTGCCCATGGGGTTTGAATACTCGGTCTCTGCCATCGGCGCAGTCATCATGCAGGACGCCATCAACCTGCTGGGCAGCACCGCTGTGGCAGCCCAGACAGCAGGCGAAAAGATCCGTCAGATGTTCACCCTGCCCATGGAGAGCGTAGGCATGGCCATGGCTACCTATGTGGGGCAAAACCACGGCGCCCGCCGCACCGACCGCATCCGGCAGGGCATCAAGGACGGCTGCATGGTGCAGCTGCTCTACTGCGCCGTGGCATGGGGCGTGATCTTTTTTATCAAGCCCTACGCGGTGGGGCTTGTGCTGGGCGATGCCGACCCCGCCGTCACAGCAGGTGCTATCCAGTACCTCAGCGTCATGAGTATGCTGTTTTGCTTCCACGGCCTGCTGATGATCTTCCGCAACACGTTGCAGGGGCTTGGTTACAGCGTGCTGGCCATCGTTTCCGGCGTGGGCGAGCTCATCGGCCGCAGCCTTGGCGGCGTGCTGGCGGTAAAGACCGGCCTTGGGTATCTGGGCATCTGCCTTTCCAACCCCTTTGCTTGGGGCTTGGCGATGTTCTACTGCCTGTTCATGGTCTGCCGCATCCTCCGGCGGGAGACGCAGACCGAAGCCTGA
- a CDS encoding LacI family DNA-binding transcriptional regulator, which produces MAVTIKDVAAAAGVSPSTVSRTCKDSPSISRETKERVRRIMAQLGYEPNFEAEPVEAFSKTIGIILPSSQRDVYENAFHLEIIRGIGQFCNQRRYVNTVITGQDDAEVLDAIQSMVANAQADGFILLYSKKDCPVAAYLRNEGLLHVIVGKAAQSANQTIYIDNDNALAGEEATDYLYEMGHRRIAYFGVSNAMLFSAERKRGYQMSLLKHGITPREEDCVEVNTLNDAYEGALKALLTAPNHPTAMLVSDDILAVVLEQFCGKLGLRVPKDLSIVSFNNSLFSRITSPQLTTVDVNPYQLGMEAASQTINHIENPNLLATKIIVPHKLIPRESCCPPPEV; this is translated from the coding sequence ATGGCAGTTACCATCAAAGATGTCGCAGCGGCAGCGGGGGTCTCGCCCTCCACGGTGTCCCGCACCTGCAAGGACAGCCCTTCCATCAGCCGGGAGACCAAGGAGCGGGTGCGCCGCATCATGGCACAGCTGGGCTACGAGCCGAATTTTGAGGCCGAACCGGTGGAGGCTTTTTCCAAGACCATCGGCATCATTCTGCCCTCCTCCCAGCGGGACGTCTACGAAAACGCCTTTCATCTGGAGATCATCCGCGGCATCGGGCAGTTCTGCAACCAGCGGCGGTATGTGAACACGGTCATCACCGGGCAGGACGATGCCGAGGTGCTGGACGCCATCCAGAGCATGGTGGCCAACGCACAGGCGGACGGCTTTATCCTGCTCTATTCCAAAAAGGACTGTCCGGTGGCGGCGTATCTGCGCAATGAAGGGCTGCTCCATGTCATTGTAGGCAAGGCGGCGCAGTCCGCGAACCAGACCATCTACATCGACAACGACAATGCCCTTGCCGGAGAGGAAGCCACCGATTACCTTTATGAGATGGGCCACCGCCGTATTGCGTATTTCGGGGTCAGCAACGCTATGCTGTTTTCCGCAGAGCGCAAGCGGGGCTATCAGATGTCCCTGCTCAAGCACGGCATCACCCCGCGCGAAGAGGACTGTGTGGAGGTCAACACCCTGAACGATGCCTACGAGGGGGCGTTGAAAGCTCTGCTCACCGCCCCGAATCACCCCACCGCCATGCTGGTCAGCGATGACATCCTTGCCGTGGTGCTGGAACAGTTCTGCGGCAAGCTGGGACTGCGCGTCCCGAAAGATTTGTCCATCGTATCCTTCAATAACTCGCTGTTCTCCCGCATCACCAGCCCGCAGCTGACCACCGTGGACGTCAACCCCTACCAGCTGGGCATGGAAGCCGCCAGCCAGACCATCAACCACATTGAGAACCCGAACCTTCTGGCAACAAAGATCATCGTGCCGCACAAGCTCATCCCGCGGGAGAGCTGCTGCCCGCCGCCGGAGGTCTGA
- a CDS encoding PTS transporter subunit IIBC, with the protein MATTKAAPGKKGLINFDFLQKLGKVLMTVIAVMPAAGLMISLGKLVQMGGGDIAAVMTIGTTMENIGWAVINNLHILFAVAIGGSWAKERAGGAFAAVLAFALINVITGNIFGVTSAMLADPNAVTHTLFGQEIAVNGYFTSVLGAPALNMGVFVGIIAGFVGGVAYNKYYNFRKLPDALAFFNGKRFVPMVVIAYSVVISLVLALFWPVVQTGINNFGIWIANSSETSPILAPFIYGTLERLLLPFGLHHMLTIPMNYTSFGGTYTIATGVNAGSQVFGQDPLWLAWANDLINFKKAGDMAAYNNLLATVTPARFKVGQMIGATGLLLGIALAMFRRVDADKRANYKSMFISTALAVFLTGVTEPLEFMFMFCAMPLYIVYALLQGCAFAMAGIIHLRLHSFGNLEFITRIPMSLQAGLGGDIINFVICVIAFFVIGYFVAYFMIGKLQLATPGRLGNYTDDNADDSAAAAKTEKKADKKADNGQAERIIALLGGRENIVLVDACMTRLRVTVKDPAKVADLAAWKAEGALSLLVKGDGIQAVYGPKADVLKSDINDIL; encoded by the coding sequence ATGGCAACAACAAAAGCGGCCCCGGGCAAAAAGGGGCTCATCAACTTCGACTTCTTACAGAAGCTGGGCAAGGTGCTGATGACGGTCATCGCCGTCATGCCGGCTGCCGGTCTGATGATCAGTCTGGGCAAGCTGGTGCAGATGGGCGGCGGCGACATCGCAGCGGTCATGACCATCGGCACCACGATGGAGAATATCGGCTGGGCGGTCATCAATAACCTGCACATCCTGTTCGCCGTTGCCATCGGCGGCAGCTGGGCAAAGGAGCGTGCGGGCGGTGCCTTTGCCGCCGTGCTGGCGTTCGCCCTCATCAACGTCATCACCGGCAACATCTTCGGCGTCACCAGCGCCATGCTGGCAGACCCCAACGCCGTGACCCACACCCTGTTCGGGCAGGAGATCGCCGTCAACGGCTACTTCACCTCTGTGCTGGGCGCACCGGCGCTGAACATGGGTGTGTTCGTGGGTATCATCGCCGGTTTTGTTGGCGGCGTGGCTTACAATAAATACTACAACTTCCGCAAGCTGCCGGATGCGCTGGCCTTCTTCAACGGCAAGCGCTTCGTGCCCATGGTGGTCATTGCCTACTCGGTGGTCATCTCGCTGGTGCTGGCGCTGTTCTGGCCTGTGGTGCAGACCGGCATTAACAACTTTGGCATCTGGATCGCCAACTCTTCCGAGACTTCTCCCATTCTGGCTCCGTTCATCTATGGTACGCTGGAGCGTCTGCTGCTGCCCTTCGGCCTGCACCACATGCTGACCATCCCCATGAACTACACCTCCTTCGGCGGCACCTACACCATCGCTACCGGCGTCAACGCAGGCAGTCAGGTGTTTGGTCAGGACCCGCTGTGGCTGGCATGGGCAAACGACCTCATCAACTTCAAAAAGGCCGGCGATATGGCCGCTTACAACAACCTGCTGGCTACTGTCACCCCCGCCCGCTTCAAGGTGGGCCAGATGATCGGTGCCACCGGTCTGCTGCTGGGCATTGCACTGGCTATGTTCCGTCGGGTGGATGCCGACAAGCGCGCAAACTATAAGTCCATGTTCATCTCCACCGCGCTGGCAGTGTTCCTGACCGGCGTCACCGAGCCGCTGGAATTCATGTTCATGTTCTGCGCTATGCCGCTGTACATCGTGTACGCACTGCTGCAGGGCTGCGCCTTCGCCATGGCGGGCATCATCCATCTGCGTCTGCACTCCTTCGGCAATCTGGAGTTCATCACCCGCATCCCCATGTCCCTGCAGGCGGGTCTGGGCGGCGATATCATCAACTTTGTGATTTGCGTGATCGCGTTCTTTGTTATCGGCTACTTCGTGGCCTACTTTATGATCGGCAAGCTTCAGCTGGCAACGCCGGGTCGTCTGGGCAACTACACCGATGACAACGCGGACGATTCTGCCGCCGCCGCAAAGACCGAGAAGAAGGCCGACAAAAAGGCTGATAACGGTCAGGCCGAGCGCATTATCGCCCTGCTGGGCGGCCGGGAGAACATCGTGCTGGTGGACGCCTGCATGACCCGTCTGCGCGTTACCGTGAAGGACCCCGCCAAGGTGGCCGACCTTGCCGCATGGAAGGCCGAGGGTGCTCTGAGCCTGCTGGTGAAGGGCGATGGCATTCAGGCCGTGTACGGCCCCAAGGCAGACGTTTTGAAATCTGACATCAACGATATTCTGTAA